Below is a window of Cydia amplana chromosome 3, ilCydAmpl1.1, whole genome shotgun sequence DNA.
TTGTCCGTGTAGTCTAAAGCTACAGACCTGATGTTCTTGCCCGCTGTGGTGATGTATCGTTTATTTTCCACAGTGACGCTTTTGTGCTGCCTATCTGTTTTCAGGTTTTCGTCAATCATGTCTACAGCCATCTCGAGCTCATCCTTGTATTCCTGTAACAGGTTCTTTATTTCCGTGAACAAGTCCGGGGGAGCCAGAATGGGTGGCGGCGACGCCTCTTCATGTGTTCTCTCAGTAGGTCGTCCTCCGCCCGTTTTTTCGAGCGTAGCATTGTTGGCTGGTGAAAAGTCTAAGTTGAGGAAATCACCTCCGAAGTCTCCAACACCATCATCATCGTCAGAGTCACTCATTTTGCCAAATTAAATGAATCTaacaaacttttaaaaattttaaatttacaagaaattttagattgaaataaatcaaaaagtAATTGGTTAACATATACTCAAAAGtagcttaaaactattttttagtacgtattcatataattatatcaaaatatattaaaaaagttTACAGATAAAAAAGTGAATTTCAGAATGATAATTACGTCGATCACATGGTTTTTTAAGACTTGTTCTACTTAATATTACTTTCCACAAAAACTATTAGACCAAAAAATCTATAAGTTGGCACACTTGTTGTCCATTAGATAGCAGATCTAACGGCGTCTGAATTTATATGACGTCACTTATTTTTTCCGAGCAAATGGGGGTCAAACTTCAAAGTTTACAAAATTCAAATTATTTCTGGGTTATGCAATATACACAGGTTAGGAATTATAACTAACATATAGAAATAGGTAGAACAAACAGTattatatacaaacaattagtgATAAGTTAGATTTTGAAAACGAAAAGCTAAATTTACtgtctaaaaattaaaatgtaatttgtGCTAAAACTAAACTGTTAACAATATCAAAATTAGTGCGAAAACTATTTTTTAACACTAATACACAAGAATAGAAcaaaaatttttagaaaaagtacATAGGAAAAAAGTCGATTTTCAAAAGACGTAATTATAGAAATCGGGCAATTTAAGGGACttgttttacttattattacttAACACAAAAACTATCTTATCTAAAAATCTGAAACTTGGTACACTAATTGTCCATTAAACGACGAATCGAAAGGTGTATGAAAAACTATATGTCGTCACTGAAAATCTCGAGAAATTACAGGTGCAAAATTACTATTTTCGGAAATTTGACAATGACTTCAGGAAAAGTTGGATAAAATCTAAACTATGGTAGCTACTTATATTCTAACAATTGTTTTATAGTTCTTATGAACACAGGCATATAATGGCACTGCCAAAAAATGCCGCACGATATGGGAAGTGGGTTTTGCAATAACTGCGCAGTTACggtttttcatgaataactcaATAGGTTTACATgggaaaattttcaaaatttcaCAGATTATAGTACTAAACGAAACACACACGGCAATATATAGTTTATGGTATGTTATAGATCTTGTTTATCAATAAATCGCGTTTTAGTCTGATTTTATTCGGCACTTGAGATTTAGAGAGTGAATGTACTTACGTCGTATGTGTCCGATTAAAACTGTTATTACCACTAGTTAGCACAATCACTATAgagtattttaaaacaaaaatattaatccTAGCACTAAAATTATGATCACTATAAGGGTTTTCCTTGGCCGCATCAAGTTGTCGGGCACTATTTCGCTCACCACACTTCACTAAGTAGTCCGATTTACGAAATTCTTTCACGAGAGGATAGATGGAGTCAGCGCGCAcaatttgatatataacacagTATGATTTGGTTTAAAAAACCCACAACTTTGATTTTTCGACCGCGGAGCGGCGTGGAAACGATGCGTACGCTCTGAGCGCTTGGCGCGCgactggttaggttaggttaggttaggttaggttaggttaggttaggttaggttaggttaggttaggttaggttaggttaggttaggttaggttaggttaggttaggttaggttaggttaggttaggttaggttaggttaggttaggttaggttaggttaggttaggtttttttttttttttttttttttttttttttttttttttttttttttttttttttttttttttttttttttttttttttctatgctcCTCCAACATGATCGGAGACTTTGCTATGCGACTCTGTCATACTAGTTCTCGCTTTTTCTACTGCTCGTACTTCCATTCTTCATACTATTCTTTCTTTCATACATCTTCTTTTGCATCTGGTCTGGGTGGGATGCCCAGCTATGTTTTCTATCTTAGGGTTTTAAGATCGTGGGttctttatttcaataaaagacAAGGGGCCAACGTGCCTACAAGGGGTGGcttctgtttaaattttttacatttcttatatttgtctatatttacattttgatttcttatattATGCCTTAAGTCTACGTTCACAATACATGTTCTCAACTACGTTGTGCTACTATTTTTCTCTCTTATTCctatatgtttattatattatacttattataatttataaacatattttacttataccaatttatttctatttattacTATTTGGGCAATTTTTTCGCAGTATTTTAGGAACTTTGCTTTGTCTTGACTCTGCATAATTTCCTGAATATTGTTTAGCGTCATGTTTTGTCCAATACTCTGTTCCAGGTCAAATCGTTCTCTTGTGTGGGCTGGGCATTCAAGCAATATATGTGGGACAGTTTCTTTCGCTTCCGGATCACAGATGCATGATGGGCTCCCTTTACACTTAAAACGGTTTAAGTATTCCGAGAACCCACCATGCCCCGTCATTATTTGTGTCCTTACATACGATATACTTTGCTTTCTTACTGTCCTGTATGCCGCAACCGCGTTTGGGAAAAATACCTTTGTTACCGACGCTGTGTCACTGCTCGTGTACCTATTGTTCCATTCTTCCAGCGTATCCAATCGAATGCTCCGCTTGACAAAAGATACCGGGCACAGGTCATATTCTGGTTTTTGTTTGGAGTCTAAAGCGGCCTCTTTCGCTAATTGATCAGCTCTTTCATTGCCCTCCAATCCTGCATGTGCCTTTATCCAATGTATTGAGATAGATTTCCCTTGGATGCTACATGATCTGATGTTTTCTCTTGCCTCTACAGCTAGAGGATGAAGGCAGTTGCTGTTTTTTAGGGTTTGGAGGGCAGCCATAGAGTCGCTGTAGACTCCAAACGTTTTCGCCTTGTGTTTTTTGATTTCCCGTGTTGATATACACAGCGCCAATAGCTCCGCCTGGTAGACAGTGCTGTAGCTTGGTAGGGCGAGCTTGCGGACCTTGGTTTCGGCCGCCTCGTTCCAGATGGACAGTGCTGCGCCCACTTTGCCTCCGATTTTACTTCCATCTGTAAAGATGCGGACTTCGTGGTCACTGTGCGCATCTACTTGCTCTCGGTCTACCAGGCTTATAATTTCTACCTCGCTTCGCTCTGCAGGGTGCGGGGCTTCCGCAGCTGCCGACATGCGCTCAACCCGCCTATCTCTCAGTTCTGGCAGGGGTACTCCCCTCTTAGCTTCATATAGTGAAGCTGCCTCGCGGACTCGGAGGTCGAGAGGCAGTATCCCTGTCAGCAGCAGGACTGAGTTTAGCGACACTGTACGGTAGGCTTTGCACATTTTTTGCACAATCCCCCGCTGAACAGTTGCTAGCTGTTTTATTGTTCCCAGTTTCTTTGCTGCTGGTGCCCACACGCTTGCGGCATAGAGGACGATGGGTTCCACCGTCGCCACATATATTG
It encodes the following:
- the LOC134662990 gene encoding uncharacterized protein LOC134662990, producing MVVTKRLKYDTPRLSMGAVSIEMSREIKILGVTIDDKLTFNSHVANVCRKAIGVHKRLARAAKASWGLNPEIIRTIYVATVEPIVLYAASVWAPAAKKLGTIKQLATVQRGIVQKMCKAYRTVSLNSVLLLTGILPLDLRVREAASLYEAKRGVPLPELRDRRVERMSAAAEAPHPAERSEVEIISLVDREQVDAHSDHEVRIFTDGSKIGGKVGAALSIWNEAAETKVRKLALPSYSTVYQAELLALCISTREIKKHKAKTFGVYSDSMAALQTLKNSNCLHPLAVEARENIRSCSIQGKSISIHWIKAHAGLEGNERADQLAKEAALDSKQKPEYDLCPVSFVKRSIRLDTLEEWNNRYTSSDTASTPLDLLSNGQQVCQLIDFLV